The nucleotide sequence TGGATAAAGTTTCACAATTGGTCGATGAGTGtgtccattttttgtttttactttcgCTGGACGAACGAGTCCGTCATTCCCCGGCACGAGTTCCTCCACAACGGCCAAGCGCCACTGTGTCCTCGTGCAGTCATCTTGTATCTGTACGACGTCGCCTACTGATATCGTCTGGTTGTTATTTCCCCGTATTTGACTTCTTTCTCTGAGTGCCGTCAGGTATTCACGTCGCCATCTTTCGCGGAAGTTCTTTATGAGTTGCACTCGTCGAGTACCTTGCTTCACAGGCGACGAACGATTGATGCTGCAATAATCTGCTGGCAATGTCGCAGGCTCGACAGGAAGTGACGTTATTCGTCTTCCATATAGACGATGGGCAGGCGTCAATGTTTCCGGCTGTCCTGGCTCGCCGGAAGTGGCGTAAGAAAGGGGTCTGTCGTTGATAATGGATTCTTGTTGGTCTACTTTCTCAATGACACCTCCTTTAAGCTGATCGGCGATTATCTCTCCATACGTCTTTAACACTTCCGGTTCTTGAGAAAATCGGCGTATGGTAGCCTCTGTCCGTCTCTTGCATATATCGTAATTGGTTGGTAGAGTTGGATGGTAATCTCTCCAGGGTAATTTTGCCACATACCGACCATCTTCGAATGAAATGCTGTTTCACATGTATTCTTGAAGGTTACCGGAAGTACCGTCTGTTGACTCTTCTGAAGATATTCCCATAGACTCAAGCTGCCAAAACTTCTCCATTTTAAATGTACTTGGTGGAGCGCTGATGACATTCATCATGTGTAGGTCAGTGGTTCGATGTCTTGATACCGGAAGTGGTCCCGATAACAAATAACCAATTTTCGAGTTCACCGCTGTTGGTCCGTTGCCTCTGATTACTCGGTCTTAAACTATATCCCAATAATAATCCGCACCAACCAGAAGCGAAATTTCAAACAGATCGTTGTTGTGTTCTGTGAGCGGATGGGCTAATTTCAAATCTCTCAGATAATCCAAATGACGTATTTCTGTGGGTATGTTCTGTAATGGCACTGCTATCGTTGGTACTACAAGAACTTCCAGTTTTATCAAATCCCTCGTCTCGCTTTTCAGGTAAATCTCGCTTGTAGGTATGGACCGAACCCCTTGTGACATTCCACCAAACGAAGCCAGAGAAATTGTATCATGTCCGGTAACAGGGAAATGTAGAACCCTCGCGAGGTCCTCTGTAATAAAGGATCGCTGTGCACCCTCGTCAAGTAAAATGTTGGCGGAAGAACTATGACTTTGAGATAGAACTTCGGCTACAGCAGTCTTCAATAAAACGTTTGTTCTATCATAAGAGGCAGTGTGTAAGATTGCACTGTTGGCCATAGCCGACTTGAAGGGAATGGCTTACGGGTTCATGGACAAAGCGGGTGTCGTCTTCTTTGAGCAAATGCTGCTATGGTGTTTACCTTTACAATGACGACATCAAAATTTAGATTTGCAGTCCGACACTTTATGGTGGTTCAAGCAATTGAAACACAAGCGTTTGCTTGTCACAATGTCAATTCTCTGGTGAATGTCTATAATCTTGTTGCACACCTGGGGTTGATGATATTCACTACAAAATGGACATATCAGCGGTTTGACATTACTTTTCATGGGACGGCTTACCTCCCTTTTTGAAGCTGTGAGGAATGAGGCAGTCGGGAGATGAAAGTCTTGATCGTTGCTATAGCCGGCGTCCATGATTCTGATTTCCCGCCAGATGGCCACACGTAGCTCCTGAAGCTGCCACTTGTCATCTCCGTGGCTCCTAATAAGGTTGCGTCGCACATCCGGTGGTAGCTTCTTCATAATGATTGGAACAAGTAGATCTCCGAACGATTCTTGTGACTGTCCCAGTGACTCTAGACCCCGGATATAGGTTTCCATTTTGTCATGAAATTCACGAAGACTATGTACGAAATTGCGGGATGGCGGAAGTTCTAATAATAATGTCATGAAGTTATCAATGATTTTGTGCGTCTGCCCGTAGCGTTCCCGCAATAGTTTGATCGCATTCTGGTAGTTTCTGCCTGTCAACGGAAATCCACCGATCGCCATAGCTGCGCTCCCTTCATTTAAAGATCGAAGATACGAAAACTTCTGTACATTCGTGAGTATTGGGTTCTGGTGCACCGCTGAGTCAAATGAGTCCCAAAATGTTTGCCACTCGCTTATGTTACTACTGAAAGCAGGCAATGCACTGTCAGTTTCGGAAGTTTCGTAGACGCAGTAACGTAATTTGCTCTATTAGATGTTTGGGTTGGAACACGTTCCTCTTCTGGTTGCGTTGAATGCAGTACATCGCCCGTCGTGAAATGATTTTGATTTGCATCTCTTTGTTCAAATGTTGTCTCATTTAATGTCTTGATTTTTGCTTGATATATGTCTATTTTCATTTCAAGTTCAATGGAATATTCCTCACTGTCGAATAGTTCAGTTTCTATATCTCCGAGGTCTGCATGGTTGATGATCTTTTCATTCAATCCTCTGATCGTATGTGTCTTCTCTTGAATGATGTCCAGTAGTTTCTGCGACTCGGAGGTTGAAGAAATTCTTCGAGTTTCTCAAATTGTTTCGCTATTATTCGACGCTGAGCTGCACGCAACAAAATGAGTTTGTTGAGTTGCATTTTTCTTTTATtcacggcaccaaaatgttgCGTATGATCGTATAGTGTTAATAAACTACGAAATATTGCGTTAGGTTCGACCTTTTAATAAACGTTAATACGAACTTGTATATGTTCAAAATAAGAAGTGACGTCGATAGTATACATGACGTCGCGTGCATGTTAGCGGATAAACGTCAACGTTATGAATTCCCGACATATCCATTCCCATATCTTTTCAATTTTTCATTCATTTCTAGTTGTGTTCCACGGAACTTCAAAGAAGCACATGTATGTTCGGTTAACATAAGGTTTGATCTCAGGAAACTCATCTCAACTAAGATGCTATAAAAAATATTGTCTGATAGGAGGTTGATAACCTTCTATCAATCTCAAACCAAGTcattatttttatctaaaaaaatcgGCCGCCGAATACACCTCCACCTCTTGTCCTCAACGACTGCAAAATCAATGAGGTTTCATCTCATAAACATCTAGGCTTAGATGTTTGTAAGTTGGATCAATAAAGCATGGCATAGAGTCAATTAAATGAGAGGGTATAAGTAACCTCTCGATGTAGAGTCCATTTTGTCTTAATACACGACATTTATTAGACCGAATCTACCAAGCAAAGCTAAACAAATATAAACGCAACTTGCCCATTCAGTAATGTGTTGGCGAGTGGACATTAAATATATTCTTCATGCTCAGTTTCGAATCCATAGAAAGCCACAGAAATGAACATTTGTAGGCGACAAGCATATAAGAAATTCAATAAAGACAATGTGGTGAGATTgaagataaatataaatttttcttCCATTACCCaatgtttacaaaaaacaacgGCTGCCCAATTTGAAAATCTGTCCAGTTTTCCAACCCATACATTTGCAACTTCTTCTCTCTGTTTTCAAAGGCGGATCACACGAAGTAAATTCattgatatttaaaaatgttaagtCTTTCATCCAAGAATGTCATAGATTTAAACATAACCCCATCTCATGAACAGACAGTTTTGTACTAACGAAGCCCCGACCCGAAATTGTTTCTTGTCTTATCGAAACTTTCTTAATTTGCGAAAACTTCACCACTTTTATCTCATTCTTACTTTACTTTCCATATTATCAATAAATTCTGATGAATGCAAAATGACTGCTTTTTTCGCTATCTGCATAACAATGACAcgcgttttattattattacttatatCATTTTCGTATTCATATACTGTATACTGTATGCTTACTAAAATTCAACACTGTTTatactttttttgtatttctgTATCATTGTCTTAACAAGCTTAATAGTTTACACCATGCCAGCAGCACATCAAACTGATagaagagagacatagcataGGCCCCGAGCTTTATTCTAAATTCTGTCAAATTGTAAATTGCAGTCTTAATTTAAGCATATTTTGTCAAAGTTAGTACGTATGCTTGTATTATATTGCTTACATTTGATTGCTACTTACTGAATAAATATTAAACAGAATTGGATTgcttacatacatacatttatgtGTGTAATTTTAGGCGAGCGTTAAGCGTTCTCATGCAATTAATTGAGTCCAACGGTTTTAATTTTTACGGCAGAGTGGGCAGTGAAAGGTGAAGTGAACTCGATAAATCCCATGTGATGCCACTTCTCATTCATGTATAATTGATTTTTCCATAGCCTCTGTACTACAATTGTGGATTTTCAAAGAAAATACACACTCAGTCATCGACGAGAGTGGTCGGAAGATGAACATATccttttgtgtgtttgtttgatttttgaaatataaatgacattaaaaacatatatttattgaacattttaagTAGATTTACTGCACCGTTTCACATATATGTTTTGTGTGCAGTAATCTGAaactaaaaatattaattaaaatgtattacttTTGCCTCAATTATTAACTTTTTACTCCTACAATTCAATTTAGATTTGTATCAAATGCAGTCGTGCATTTTGAAAAATAGatgtgcttatattaaatatgagTGTCTACAGCTTTAAACATGGTTGTGGGCCGTTTCTTAAGtgcagttttgttttgtttcaccaTTTACAAATGTAGGGATAACCCACAGTTTTCATTGAAAACAATCGTCACCTAGGTATACAAATAgatttaatataatatacatatcatTCTCTATCTTAAACTACACTTTTCTGAAGAGCTAAGGCGCAGAAGagttattacattaaaaaaaacgtcCATCACAGTCGACGCTGATTCAACATTTTATATACCCAAACGTGTTGACGAAACGCGACAAAACACCTTTTGAGTATTCTGGAATTATTCAAATCCCAATCAAAAAGAAATAATCGcagatgttttaataaatgaagtGAGGTATGAAACACGGCGAGTTTTGCCTTATGTACAGCTGTACAGCTGGAAGGCGAAAATTCTAAATATATGCATTCCAAATGTACTGTTAACTGTTAAGGCATACAATGAGTTGTATTGTACAAATATTAAGTCATAAGCATAGTTCAAGGCTGGTAACGATATTTATGTTTCAATGATACACTGAAGTTAAATTTCATCAAGTAGTGTATAATAATCCTGTTGGGAGTTTTAACCAACAATGACCGAAGATCCATCGACTCTGCAATGAAACAATTTATACAAGAACGGAATAATCACTTTCCTATCAATAACGCATCGAACGCACAAGTATGTCATAGAAAAATATCGTTTTAAACAAGTGCTAACTTGGAATAATCTGAAGTgggaataataaataaataaataaatgaatgaataaataaatcaatcaataatgtaaaatgtatttgaataagAATTAATATATAGTAGGCAATTATACTACCCGATGACCTCGCATGTATTTCTTGCTGCATTAACTTAAATTGTTTTAGGTACTAAGATATTATTGTTAACTAATCAATAACACAGTTATGCTTGTGCGTAGTAAGTAATTTGGAGGACATTTTTTATTTGGATTGATGTTGAACTTTACAATATGTAGTGGTACTGAAACTCTAGACACATAGCTAGTAACCGATTGCCTATGGAGTACAGGGCAAAGGCTACCGTGTCGtaaaatatatgagtcgtgttctgagaaaactgggcataatgcatgtgcgtaaatcgtcttcccagattagcctgtgcagtccgcacaggctaatcagggacgacactttccgcttttatgattttttttgtttaaatgaagtctcttcttagcaaaaatataatttaggcggaaagtgtcgtccctaattagcctgtgcggactgtgcaggctaatctgggacgacacatcacgcacatacattaagcccagttttctcagaacgcggcttataTGGTTTCCGCCTTGCAACCTATAGTCGCGGGTTTGATGCCCATTGTGGGTACGTTCTTCTCATATCCtgcaaagacatcaagtactggttctacccaggaaacgggcTCAAGAGCGTTTCATAAACCCTAAATCTCGGAATACAATCAGGCTACAATAAAGAGGTCTATACCGAACTAAAACATGGCAATACATAAAACTTAACATAACACATTACAACTCTATTAACGTGTTATATGAAAGCAATACAATAAGATGCTCATGAAATATTGTATATAACATCATTCTACATTATCTGGTTCACAAATCTGATTTCACAATGACACACATTGACTGATGCCTGTCATAATATCAtaatgttcgtaaagtgtcgttcaacattagcctgtacagttttcaggctaatcaaggaagacactttccactgttatgatatttttcgtttaaagaaaatgtCTTCTTAGCTTAAATCTacttaaagcggaaagtgtcgtctctgtgTAGCGTGtacggcctgcacaggctaatctgggacgacactttacgcacatgaataaaacCTCCTTTTCACAAACCTTATTTCACATAGCGGAATGATGTCATTCAGCTCACAGCCGACGTCTGCCCATTTGAAGTCTAATGAATTGTAAAAAGCAGCACAGTCTTCATTCAAAGTAAACTCCTCTCCTGGGGCCCATCCTAAATTCGAAGCACATGGAAGTTGGAAAATCAGCGTCTACGATTTGTTTTATTAGCGTATGTTTTCACCAAAACATTGATATGGACTTAAAACAGGTGTTGAAATGTAATCTAACTATGTTTGACATGAGCCAAGTACAAATAACAATGTAAGGCTTACCGAGAAACGTAGCAGGTGTATTTGTGTCTACCCATTTAAAGTGCCCCTCTACAAGCACATCTGTCAGTCCCAACCACCAATGATGCGCTGTAAAACGAAAATTCAAATATGCGTACATTATAAGCATGCAGGTTTGCGTACCTCTTGTACAGTGGTAAATTTTATGCGGCCGCGTTGCGTAACGATTGTTGAAGGTTTCTTTAACATACTCTCATACTTTAGCCGAGGTATTCAAGATTTGTACGACATACGTAAGTGAATTCATACAATCTGATTGATGTAGATCGCGAATATATGTCCGTATGAAGTCATTCTCCATCGCTAAATCAACGTGAATCAGGCTTCCGCCATGTTGCGCACAGAAATGCTATAAAAAAATAACGCTAAACAACCTTAATTATTTGTTAGATCCACCACTAagggttaaaaaaaatacttttgccAGATTTTGATACAATCTTAAAACTTGTTTCGTCTCTTACACAATATGTTTTGTTAAGGATACAATAAAATCTATTATCATGCAGGGCATCAATTATGCTTGATATGTAAGTTCATACACAATGACCACTATGTCGACATATTAATTCTTTTCACGAATAACAGTTATTGTTCAAATACCACAGTTCTCTGTAAACAATACAGTTTGCATACAAACATCTTAAATTTCCAATATGTTTAGTCATGTAAGGTTCATAACACACATCTTGAATCAAAAGATTACCTGAGCTTCCGTGAAATGCGCAGGTGTATGACCGAACAGGTAACATGATCCTTCAAACGCTAGCCACCCATCCGGACAATCGGTGCTGCGGGCCACTGTGAACATAAAACATGTGAAAAGTGTAACCATGTCTTATGGAATTGCGACTTGTTACGGTTAGAagacttattataaaaaaaataatcagcgATTTATAATCTGTCAATTAACCTAAATACAATAATATCACGTCCAATAACTTTCAATGATGCTGctttaactgtttatttttttacttaaatacaAAAATCTTACCCATAACACAAGAAACTTAAACACTTAATCGCTTCAAAAACATGTTTGACTTTTGTTATGAACATGTGTTGGCAAATATAATGAATACACAGTCGAGCTTTCGAACAGATAGTGTACCGTACAATAACACCTTATCACAGTTGACCTCTTAAAAACCTTTCATCTCTCTAAAAGTTCTTATATTTAATGACATAGAATGTGTGCATGTACGCACGTACTTGAAGGGACCGTCAACCAAAAACGACGAAAGAGGAAAAGTTATTGAATACCTTTTTTTTCATTGATTCGTTTGTActgataaaaatatcacgactggtatattacattacttgaaaaaagttgttaagtttttataattgcatatattcggtaatacaattttactgggtaaaggtaccaggtaactaccggTTAACTATGAATatcgcaagtagattgatcatcatcgtcacgtggtaaacccaggaatgcaaatagTGCATGCgcagtgaattgtttatattttatatataaaatgatcaatatacttgctttatttatagtgtgtatagcGTTATGTCACACGTTTTGGCGATGTACTTTCATTtacacatcgcgaaattttattaccgaatatattgaaaatatattttaatcaatattaactaataattgttaaaataaacggtattttagaactttctttttacgtcgtttgtggttgacgttCCCTTTAAATAGCATTCGGTGAATGATAAGTGTAATGGGTCTTGTTATTCATTCGCTGCCATGAACATATGTAGAAACATATCAAGTGACCCCTTGTACATGTTATTGTAAAGCTGTTTGCTTGCAAATTGTAAAATAAAGGACGTACCTAGATGCAAATGCTGTGTACGCAATTTTCAATGCCTTGGTGAGGTGCGAATCGCCGAGACGGGGGAGGGTGTGGGAGATGGTATTCCCCCTCTCGCAAGGGGTGTATGGGGATTtcccccataatttttttttaatgaagacgCCATTTAGTGGCATTTTACTcgttttttcaacaatattttaaagtCGCCGATACCAAGTCAGAGATCTTTTGTTTATTGATTGGATATAGCGAAAcgccattttcaacagtatttcagtttcAATGCGGCGGTCTGTCCACCTGATATCTCTTTGGGTACTATACGACAATATTTTTAAGAATTTGACCGCTTTCCCCACAAACTGagacatgaataaaatatgtcaCAATGACAAAGTTAAACGTCGGAAAGAAAGATTGCCGAGCCGGAAACTCGATATTACGTACGTTTGTTTACCATGTGTTATAAATGGGGTATCGCTACCGTCTGAGCTACTTTGCTCCAGGGTAATTACAACACCTAAACTCCTAATCGTAAAATGTAGGTGTGTTAGATATAATCAATGAATGTCCTATTAATTCCAATCTCTTTAGAATAATTGTATTGTCAATTTATATGTACTTTATTTCTTTCTTGTCAATGTATTACtttgtatacatttaaaaagtatatatgtttTGCTAATTGCAACTTATATTTCTCTTGTAAGTCAATGATACTCATGGTATACTGTGTGCCTGTATAGCTTTActgtattaaatatttctgacGCGGTTTAAAACCACATGTTATAAAAAGTATGAGTGCTGTGTAAATATTGAACGTAATCAAGCAATTTTGAtgaacacaatattttttttttaaatctgtaatTAATTTGTTACAAATGCAACTAAAGAAATCTACTAAAGATGTGAAAATTCCATTACATTCTGCACATGGTAGCAGTCTATAAAAGTAAGAATATATGTCATCACTGAAAACCTTTGATTAATTTTTGACATTAGATTTTGGCAAATTGCTAATGGGGAAACATGGTCTATGCTTAACTTATCATCAGAAGTAGCAGGCCTTGCAGCCATCATGAGTGACATGCTTGAAATCGCCAAAATATTCTTGTAATCAATTCTTTATATGAGGGCGAAATGCTTGAGACTGATACAATTCTCGTCGCATGCATGTAGTCATTATACGAGGGCGCAGAGCTTGAGTGTGACACAATAAGTGTCGCATTGTCTTCATACAAAGTCTTCAGACTGATATAAATCTCGTAACATAGCTTAAGACTGATAACTTTTCGTCACATAGTCTTAAAATAAGGATGACTTGCTTAACATTGACAAAGTCTTGTCGGATACGAGATTATACGAGATAGACAGTCTTACTTCATGGAAGACGTACTTTACACTGACAACATCTCGTCACATACGAGATAATACGAGATAGACATGCTTAAGACTGATTACTTCTTAATACGAGTATGGTATGCTTGGGATGGACATATTCTCGTCACATAGTCTTAATATGAGGGTTACTGATAACTTATCGTAACAAAGTAATAATATGAAGGTTGTATGCTTAAGAGCGACAAAATCTCGCCGCATAGGCTTAACACAAGAGTGACATGATTGCGACTGAGATAAATCTCGTAACATAGTACGTATACATGGGGGAACGGCAAGTTCTTCCAAATGCTATGTAACATTTAAAACTGTACAACCTGTCGCATGCTTTTTCTGAAAACATACTCATTACTGAcaagtaaataaacaaataaaaacacacgCAAACAAGCGTttggatttttaaaaaaatcactcATTGGGtttttaatgttataatatacatttattaacaatGATTTATCCTTTTGGAATATGCGAAATAAAACGTATCAAAAATAAAACCAAGccgaaatatgtttaatattaacaACAAACTGCCTCGTAGTCATACCTTCGAGATATGTAAGTTTCCCTATTAAACCGTTTTCATTTTCATATTATCTTACACAACGTTTTGTAGGCAGTAGGTGTTGAACTATTAATATGACTAACCTAACTTTTCACTTTTATAACCAGATAAGGTTAACAATAGTTATCACCAtattttaagaataaatattatGATTGGAACATCATGACACCTTTTATCATCGTGGTGCCCGTTATAGAAAATGGCCGCCGAATTTGTTTTTAACCATTTATGCATGGAAGTAGGAGTCTTCTAGCGACACATGTATCATTTTGCCTCAAACATAATGCTTTGCATCTAACCTTTGAGTTGTAAATTGGGTATAGAAAATGCATTTTCTTATTATTCTGGACCAATTGAGTGGTTTGGAGCTCCTTAAAACCCCTTAAAATGAATGTTATTTGTTctttatgtgtttcttttttcaaacagtttttttGTCTAACTAATTTGAAATTGGTGCGTAAATACATAATGGTATCTTATTATATTTAGGCTCATCTATTATTGGCACAGCTTATATTTAACTTTGTGTATATATTAACATGATAGGGTTTCCATATATGCTTTCTCGTATCCTAAATTTACTCGTAACGCTTCATTAAAACGCTAACATTCCATACAATTTCAGTTAAGCAAGGAATTGGGTCATAAGATCCGTTTGTGATTTTAACCGCATCAAAGTATTTTCTCAAAATGTGCGCTATGTATTTTATTGGGAGTAATATATAATACTGATAAATTCTTTATCTGATAATTGACGGTATTAAACCAAATACACACTAGCAACATCGAGATTCTATCAAAGCAAGGCCCTTATGCCCGTCGCTTTATGCTTGGAACTTCTTGTAGCCCGATGATTGTTTTTGCTTTCGGGTTCCGGGCTTTATACTTGTCTTACACTGACGCAGTGTCATATATTTTATGACATGAAATTGCCGACCTTTGATACAAGGGAGTGTGAACGGATATGCTAAGAAAGCATTAGTGTAATTGGAtttaaagtaatatatatattgtaCTTGCCTTTTTTTGTCAAAACTTGCGTTCAATATTTATCCGTTGTTTTTAAATATCTACTCTTATATTATGCATTATGTACCTTCCCACATGTAGCGAGATTTCATTAAATCCCTTTCTAAATAGTGCTACACGATACTTATTTATGAATTCGATTTCATAACCATCactcatttattaaaaatatatacctaggtttttaatgcatattatgatattgttTGTTAAGGCAAGCAACATCATATTGATTAAACTACGCACATACGTATGTAAATACATTCAGCATGGCTGAAGTGGGTGTACATTTTCTTAACCATTATGTTATTCAAGTAATGTACAGACCATTCATGCGGGTTATATATGTATCGATACATTGATTTCGGAAAACCGAATAATCCTCTAGCCTCCGTATGTTCCAATTCATAGCTGGTATTTCAGCAAATCAAGACCTCTAGCTCTTGTCCCGTctaattaattgttattatagaTATAATTATATGCCAATTA is from Dreissena polymorpha isolate Duluth1 chromosome 14, UMN_Dpol_1.0, whole genome shotgun sequence and encodes:
- the LOC127857437 gene encoding perlucin-like protein is translated as MVARSTDCPDGWLAFEGSCYLFGHTPAHFTEAQHFCAQHGGSLIHVDLAMENDFIRTYIRDLHQSDSHHWWLGLTDVLVEGHFKWVDTNTPATFLGWAPGEEFTLNEDCAAFYNSLDFKWADVGCELNDIIPLCEISSV